In one Fusarium keratoplasticum isolate Fu6.1 chromosome 5, whole genome shotgun sequence genomic region, the following are encoded:
- a CDS encoding Apple domain-containing protein gives MYSLTVLTAIVAALSGANAIPLSCDTTPITPLDPSCTVHEIPGTAICGAKGNKGNKNLGWYTGNKLWSNVDACIKACVADHPKCKSISWDPKQKICGMYTHTVESFKLEGVSDVTYYDTACGFAESVDAVCGRTGVVGADDLQPYGNKVVEDDDTCLAFCKSDSNCKAVRFNTNGKRCYKYAQPVNAIGVKFKPDVRNVFYDIRCVECPTVVVEY, from the coding sequence ATGTACTCCCTCACTGTTCTCACTGCCATCGTTGCGGCCCTCTCTGGTGCTAATGCCATTCCCCTGAGCTGCGACACCACCCCCATCACCCCCCTCGACCCCTCCTGCACCGTCCACGAGATCCCTGGCACAGCCATCTGCGGTGCTAAGGGCAACAAGGGCAACAAGAACCTTGGTTGGTACACTGGCAACAAGCTCTGGTCCAACGTCGACGCCTGTATCAAGGCCTGCGTCGCAGATCACCCCAAGTGCAAGTCCATTAGCTGGGACCCTAAGCAGAAGATCTGTGGCATGTACACCCACACCGTCGAGtccttcaagctcgagggaGTTTCGGATGTTACCTACTACGACACGGCCTGTGGCTTTGCCGAGTCTGTCGACGCCGTCTGCGGCCGCACCGGCGTTGTCGGCGCTGATGATCTGCAGCCTTACGGAAACAAGGTCgttgaggacgacgacacTTGTCTTGCCTTCTGCAAGAGCGACAGCAACTGCAAGGCTGTCCGGTTCAACACTAACGGAAAGCGGTGCTACAAGTATGCCCAGCCCGTCAATGCTATTGGTGTCAAGTTCAAGCCGGACGTCCGCAACGTCTTTTACGACATCCGTTGCGTCGAGTGTCCCACCGTTGTTGTGGAGTATTAG